From a single Phacochoerus africanus isolate WHEZ1 chromosome 11, ROS_Pafr_v1, whole genome shotgun sequence genomic region:
- the DDI1 gene encoding protein DDI1 homolog 1, which yields MLLTVYCVRKDLSEATFSLQVSPDFELHNFRVLCELESGIPAEEIQIVYMERLLVDDHYSLGSYGLKDGDVVVLLQKENVGSRAPGRTSSLPQRDFPGTAVPGTSSSRHQHQHQHQRTQSVQQSRGMGSGEKMSSAQGLDSPALIRSMLLSNPHDLSLLKERNPALAEALLSGNLETFSQVLMEQQRERVLREQERFRLYSADPFDLEAQAKIEEEIRQQNIEENMNIAMEEAPESFGQVAMLYINCKVNGHPLKAFVDSGAQMTIMSQACAERCNIIRLVDRRWAGIAKGVGTQRIIGRVHLAQIQIEGDFLQCSFSILEEQPMDMLLGLDMLRRHQCSIDLKKNVLVIGTTGTQTYFLPEGELPPCAKLVSGTGQDESSDKEVADTIKHSVMNSGRKKH from the coding sequence ATGCTGCTCACTGTGTACTGTGTTCGGAAGGACCTCTCCGAGGCCACCTTCTCCCTCCAGGTCAGCCCTGACTTTGAGCTGCACAACTTCCGTGTCCTCTGTGAGCTCGAGTCTGGCATCCCTGCCGAGGAAATTCAGATTGTCTACATGGAGCGACTCCTTGTCGACGACCACTATTCCCTGGGCTCCTATGGCCTCAAAGACGGCGACGTCGTCGTCTTACTTCAGAAGGAGAATGTGGGGTCCCGGGCTCCGGGACGGACATCCAGCCTGCCTCAGAGAGATTTCCCCGGGACAGCCGTGCCCGGGACGTCCAGCTCCCGGCACCAGCATCAGCACCAGCACCAGCGCACACAGTCGGTCCAGCAGTCCCGCGGCATGGGCTCCGGAGAGAAGATGAGCTCTGCGCAAGGACTGGACAGCCCCGCCCTGATCCGAAGCATGCTGCTCTCCAACCCCCATGACCTGTCCCTGCTGAAGGAACGCAACCCCGCCTTGGCTGAAGCCCTGCTCAGTGGAAACCTAGAGACCTTTTCCCAGGTCCTGATGGAGCAGCAAAGGGAAAGGGTCCTGAGGGAGCAAGAGAGATTTCGCCTCTACTCGGCTGACCCATTTGATTTGGAAGCTCAGGCCAAAATAGAGGAAGAGATCCGGCAGCAGAACATTGAGGAAAATATGAATATCGCTATGGAAGAGGCCCCTGAGAGTTTCGGACAAGTGGCCATGCTCTATATCAACTGCAAAGTGAACGGACATCCTTTGAAGGCTTTTGTTGACTCAGGTGCCCAGATGACCATTATGAGCCAAGCCTGTGCTGAGAGATGTAATATCATTCGGCTAGTGGACAGAAGATGGGCTGGGATTGCCAAAGGTGTGGGCACACAGAGAATTATTGGCCGAGTTCACCTAGCTCAGATTCAAATCGAAGGTGATTTCTTACAATGTTCTTTCTCTATACTCGAGGAGCAGCCCATGGACATGCTTCTAGGGCTAGATATGCTCAGGAGACATCAGTGTTCCATCGACCTGAAGAAAAACGTGCTGGTGATCGGCACGACTGGCACACAGACTTACTTTCTTCCTGAGGGAGAGTTACCTCCGTGCGCTAAGTTGGTAAGTGGAACTGGACAAGACGAGTCTTCAGACAAGGAAGTAGCAGATACTATTAAACATTCAGTCATGAATTCGGGACGAAAAAAGCATTGA